The Streptomyces capitiformicae genome contains the following window.
CGCGCGCTGCTCGAACGGTTCCTGAGCATGCTGGAGCGCTACTGGCGGGAGGCGTTCGAGGAGGAATGGGCACGGCTCGAACCCGAACTCGCCGCCGGCGTCAGCGAGGCCGGACACCAGATCGAGCAGCGCGGTCTGTACGGGATGCTGCGCGGCCTGTGGCCGGAGGTGCGCAGCGATCCTCAGACCGAACGCTTCTGGCTGGAGCGACCGCACGATCACGAGGTCGCCATCGGTCCGGACGACACCCTCGTGCTCGCCCCCAGCTCCTATGTGTGGCCGCACGTACGCGTCAACTGCGACGGTCCGTGGCCTCTCGGCCTCGTCTTCCCGGTCTCCTCCATCGCCCGGGAAGCCCGCCCAAGGATTCCACCCACCCGGCTCGTCGGCACGTTGCGGGCGCTCGCCGACGACACCCGGCTGCGTGCCCTCCGGCTGATCGCCGAACGCCCACGCAGCACCCAGGAACTGGCCCCGCTCGTCGGCGTCAGCGAGGCCGCCCTGTCCAAGCACCTGCGCGTGCTGGCGGACGCGGGCCTGCTGGAGCGCCGCCGCGAGGGCTACTACGTCCTGTACCGGCTCGTGCCCGGGCAGGTGGCGGGCCTGACCCCGGGCCTGGAGAGCTTCCTGAGGGGCGACGACACCGCGACGTCATAGTGCCCGAGACCAATGGGAGGGCGCCGAGTTCGTGCCGGCGTCCATATGCCCCAGCTCGCGGGAAGGGCAGCCTCGTGGAGACGCACGAGGAGGAAGCGCAATGATCCCTGAAACGACCCGCATACGCGCTCCCCGGCCCCGAGTGGCCGCGCTGGGCGAGTACGCCATCGATGCCGTGCACGGGTTCGTGCCCGCCGAGGACCCGGTGGACGCGCTGCCGACGTACTACGAACCGTGGGAGCGGCTCGGGCGGAACATCGCGGCCCTGATCATGACAGGGCGGATGCGCCCGGCAGTTGAATCGCTGGCCGTCCTCGCACCGGACCGGCTGCACTCCAGCGGGGAGCAGGAACGGGCCATGCTGCTGTTGTGCTCTCTCGCGAACGCGTACGTGTGGGCCACCGACACACCCGCGGACACGCTTCCGGCACCGTTGGCGCAACCGCTCCACACGCTCGCCGAAACCCTGGACCGGGCGCCGATCATCTCCCACGCCTCCATCGTGCTCCAGAACTGGCGGCGCATCGACGCCGGCGAACCGCTGAGCATGTCGAACATCGACACCCAGGTGACGTTTCTCGGCGGCGTCGACGAGAAGTGGTTCTATCTGGCGACGGTGGGCGTCGAACTCGCCGGCGCTCCCGGGCTCCGCCTGCTCGTACGGGCCCAGCACGCGGCGGCGGACGAGGACCAGGCCGGCCTCACCGAGGCGCTGCTCGGTATCCGCGATGTCGTCGACAAGGTGACCGACGCGTTCCTCGACGTCGAGCGCTGGTGCGATCACTACGTCTTCTACCATCGCATCAGGCCGTTCCTCACGGGATGGTCCGCGCCGGGGCTGCGCTTCGAGGGCGTGGACCGGGAACCGCTGGTGCTGGCCGGCGGGAGCGCCGCACAGAGCTCCCTCATCCAGGCCTTCGACGCCGGACTCGACATACCGCACCCGCACGGGATGACGGCGGGATTCCTGACCGGCATGCGCGCATACATGCCCGCGCCGCACCGTCGCTTCCTGGAGGATCTCGAGGCCGGTCCGTCGGTCCGTGAATGCGTCGAGCGCAATCGCGGCACCCACCCCCGGCTCGGCGACGCGTACAACGCGGCGGTGGACGCCCTGGTCCGGCTCCGGGCCCAGCACATCGGCATCACCGGGCGCTACATCAAGCGATTCCAAAGCGACCAGGAGACCGCCAAGGGAACCGGCGGCAGCGACTTCGTCGCCTTTCTGAAGAAGTCGCGGGAGGAGACCACCGATCGGCTGCTGCCATGACAGCACCTCTGTACGGGGACTTCGACCAGCACCAGCTGGACGCCCAGTACTCACCCAGCAGCATGGTGGACGACATCCGGCCGTTCCTGGACGACTACGCGGACCGCAGCCGTCTCGCCCGACAGGAGCTGGCCGCGGTGGCCCGCCGCGACCTGCGCTTCGGACCGGGAGACGACGATCGGCTGGACGTCTACGGTCCCTCGGGACCGGGCCCGGAAAGCCGACCCGCTCTGTTCTTCGTCCACGGCGGATACTGGCAGCAGCTGTCCAAGGAGGACACCGCGTTCCCGGCTCCCGCCATGGTGCAGGCGGGTGCTGTCTACGTCACTCCGGACTACACCCTCGCCCCGCGAGCCCGGCTCTCGGACATCGTCGACCAGGTGCGCAGGGCCTTCGTCTGGCTGTGGCGCCGGGCGGCCGACCATCGCATCGACCCCGAGCGGATCGTGGTCTCCGGATCCTCCGCCGGCGCTCACCTGGCCGCCATGCTGCTCGCCACGCCGTGGCGGCAGTGGGGTCTGCCCGCGGACCCCATCGCGGGCGCGGTGCTCTTCGGCGGGATCTACGACCTGACCCCGGTACGGCAGACCTACGTCAACGATGTCGTGGGCATCGACGGCAGCGAGGTCCAGGACTGCAGTCCGCTGTTGCTGACCCCTTCGGTCCGCTGCCCCGTGGTGATCGCCTGGGGGGAACGTGAGACCGACGAGTTCAAGCGGCAGTCGCGCGCGTTCGCGGAGCATCTGCGCCGGCAGGGCTGCCCGGTCACCGCGTTCGAGCAGTCCGGGCGCAACCACTTCGACTCTCCCGTGGAACTCGCCGTGCCCTCCGCCCGAGTTCATGCCGAAACCCTCCGTCTGATGCGTCTGGCCGCGGCTCGGCGCTGACCGCTTCACTCCCCGCCACCAGAGCGACCCACCCCGCTCATCACCACCTTCGGGCCCCCGGCGCTCAGCTTCGGCGCCTGCGTCGACCCGCATCGGTCATCCGGCACCATTTCGAGAAGGGCATTGCCTTGCTCGCGCGACCCACCGCCTCCGAAGCCGAGGCCCACCAGCTCGACGAAGCCCTCCCGGGGCACCGCGAGCTGTTCCACATACCGCCCGCCGACGGCGGCAGATACACCGAGACCGCGTACCTCGCGGGCAACTCCCTCGGCCTGCAGCCCAAGGCCACCCTCGCGGAACTGACGCAGGACCTCTCCGACTGGAGCCGCTTCGGCGTCGAAGGCCACCATGACGCCGTACGCCCGTGGTTCGGCTATCACCGCCTGCTGACCGAGCCGGCCGCGCGCCTGGTCGGGGCACTGCCCGAAGAGACCGTCGTCATGAACTCCCTGACGGTGAACCTGCATCTGCTGATGGTCTCGTTCTATCGCCCCCAGGGCGAGCGGACACAGATCGTGATCGAGGACAGCGCCTTCCCCTCGGACAGCTACGCGGTGCGCAGCCACGTGCGCTTCCGGGGCCTCGATCCGGACCAGGCGGTCATCAGGCTGCGTCCGCGTCCCGGGGAGGACTGCCTGCGCACGGAGGACGTCGTCGACTTCCTCGACCGGCAGGGACACACTGTGGCCCTGATGCTGCTGGGCGGCGTCAACTACCTCACCGGCGAGCTGATGGACATCCCCGCCATCACCGCGGCCGGCCACGCCGCGGGCGCGACGGTCGGCTGGGACCTGGCCCACGCGGCAGGCAACGTCCCGCTCCATCTGCACGACTGGGACGTCGACTTCGCCGCCTGGTGCTCCTACAAGTACCTCAACTCCGGACCCGGCGCTTTGTCGGGGGTGTTCATCCACCAGCGGCACGTCACCGACCGCGGCCTGCAGCGCCTGGAAGGGTGGTGGAGCACCGACGCCGCCACCCGGTTCCGGATGGAACCGGTCTCCCAGCCGCCGGCCACCGCCGACGCGTGGGCGATCTCCAATCCGCCGATTCTCGCCATGGGCCCGGTGCGCACCTCGCTGGAACTGTTCGACACCGTCGGCATGGCGGCGCTGCGGGCGCGCAGCGAGAAGCTGACCGGGTACCTGGAGGGACTTCTCGACGCGATCACCCACACCCGTCCACTGACGTTGATCACTCCTAGGGACACGCAACGCCGAGGCGCCCAGCTGTCGCTGCGCGTCGGCCGTACGAGCGCGGCCGACCTGGCCCGCAGGCTGCGCCACGAGCACGGAGTCGTCGCCGACGCCCGCGAGCCGGACATCATCCGGCTGGCGCCGGTGCCCCTCTACTCCACCTTCCACGACTGCTGGCGGGCCGCCGACGCGCTGGCCCACTCCGGTCCGGAGGAAAGATGACCCAGACCGGCAACGCGGCCTTTCTCCCATCTGGGCAGGCGGCCGTCGCAGGCGGGGACCAACGGCCCCCGGGCGAGCTCGTACGCTCGCTCACCCACCGCCAGACCACCCTGATCGGCCTCGGCTGCGCGCTGGGCACCGGCCTCTTCCTGGGGTCCGGTTCGGCCATTGGCATAGCAGGCCCTGCCGTGATCCTCTCCTACATCGCGGGCGCGGTACTCGTCGCCATCATCGCCCGGGTGCTGGGGGCGATGACCATCGCCCATCCCGTGCGCGGCACCTTCGGGACCATCGCCCACCTCTATCTCGGCCCGTGGGCGGGCTTCGTCGTCCGGCGGCTGTTCTGGGCCGGAACGACGGTCGCCATCGGCGGCGAGGTGGTGGCCGCGGCGATCTACATCCGCTACTGGTGGCCGCAGGCCCCGATGCTCCTGCTCATCGCCGCCGTCGCCGCCGTGGTACTGGGCGTCAACCTCTTCAGCGTCGGGTCCTTCGGCTTCGCGGAGTTCTGGCTGTCGAGCGTGAAAATGACCGCGGTGGTGGTGTTCATCGCGGCAGGACTGCTGCTGGTGTTCGTCGGACTGCCGCACACGCCGGCCACGGGCCTGGGAAACCTCACCTCGGGTGGCGGCTTCTTCCCCAACGGGCTGACGGCCGTCTGGACCGCCCTGTCCGTCGTGATGTTCGCCTTCGTGGGATTCGAGACCGTCTCCCTCTCGGCGGCGGAGACAGCCGACCCCGCACGGTCCATCCGCACCGCGATGCGTGCGCTCATCTGGCGCCTGGGACTGTTCTACATCCTGTCCATAGGGCTCATCGTCACCCTCGTGCCGTGGCGGGACGTCGCAGGCGGTGACGGGGGCGTCGACGGCAGCCCGTTCGTCCACGTCTTCACCCAGGTCGGCATTCCGGCCGCCGCCTCGCTGACCAACGCGATCGTGCTGATCACGGCGGTCTCCTCGGCCAACGCGCAGCTCTACGCGGCCAGCCGCTTCCTGGACTCCCTGGGCCACGACAGATGTGCCCCCGCCGCCGTGGCCCGTCTCAGCCGCCGCGGGGTCCCGGTGCGGGCCCTGCTGGTCTCCGCCGTCGGCATCGTCGCGGCAGCCCTGCTGGCCGCTTTCAAGGTCAACGGCGTCTTCGACCTCCTGGTCTCCGTCGCCATCTTCTCCGTCCTCCTGGTGTGGCTGCTGATCCTCGCGTCCTACCTCGCGTTCCGCCGCTCCGCTCAACCGGCCGCACCGCGGGACCTGCGGGTTCCGGGCGGCGCCTGGACGGCCTGGGCCGGCATCGCGGGTGTGCTGGCGGTGGCCTCGACCGCCGCGGTGGTGCCCGTGATGGCGCAGGCCGCCTGGGTCGGCTCCGGCTTCACCCTCGCCCTGCTCCAGGTCTACGCCCTCAAGGTCCGCCACGTGATGTGCCGGGATGCACCCGTCGCGCCGAACAAGGAGGCGGGCGAACCCGACCCTCAGGAGGCACCCCATGTCCGCTGAACCGCTGCCCGTCATCCGCAACTTCGTCGGCGGCACCTTCGCCGAACCCGACGAGGAACGTTGTCTCACGAAGACCGCCCCGGCCACCGGCACGCCCCTCGCCCAGGTGCACGAGGCGGACCGGACCCTGGTCGACCGCGCGGTCCGCTCGGCGCGCGGCGCCCTGGCGGATGGCTGGGCCCACACTCCCGTACGGGAACGCACCGCGCTGCTGCGCCGGGCGGCCGACCTGATCGAGCAGCGCTTCGAGGAGTTCGTGGCCGCGGAGGTCGGCGACACGGGCAAGCCCGTGACCCAGGCCCGCGAGCTCGACGTCGCCCGCGCGATCGCCAACTTCCGCACGTTCGCCGACATCGTGGCCGCGGCCGGCCAGGACTCCTACCTCACCGACCTGCCGGACGGGCGCCAGGCCCTCAACTACGCGGTGCGCAAACCGCTGGGCGTGGTGGCCGTGATCGTGCCCTGGAACCTGCCGCTGCTGCTGCTCACCTGGAAGGTCGCCCCCGCGCTCGCCTGCGGCAACGCGGTGGTCGTCAAGCCCAGCGAGGAAACCCCGTCCACCGCGGCCTTGCTGGCCGAGGTGCTGGCCGATGCCGGTCTGCCCGCCGGGGCCTACAACGTCGTGCACGGCTTCGGCGCCGGTTCCGCGGGCGAGTTCCTGGTGACCCACCCGGGCGTGGACGGGATCACGTTCACGGGATCGTCCGCCACCGGGACCGCGGTCATGCGGGCGGCGGCGCCCGGGGTGCGCCCGGTGTCCTTCGAACTCGGCGGCAAGAACGCCGCGATCGTCTTCGACGACGTCGATGTCGACGAGGCGCTCGACGGGCTGTGCCGGTCGGTGTTCACCAACACGGGCCAGGTGTGCCTGTGCACCGAGCGGGTCTACGTCCACCGGGCCGTGTTCACGGACATCGTCGACGGCCTGGCCGAGCGGGCCGGCCGGCTGCGGCTCGGCGACCCGTTCAGCGCGCACACCACCACCGGCCCGCTGATCTCCCAGGAGCACCGGCGCAAGGTGCTGCGCTACTTCGACCTCGCCGAGCAGGCCGGCGCCAAGGTCGTCACCGGAGGCGGCACACCGCACCTTGGCCCGGCCCTCGACGGCGGCGCGTGGATCGAACCCACCCTGTGGACCGGGCTGACCA
Protein-coding sequences here:
- a CDS encoding amino acid permease, whose translation is MTQTGNAAFLPSGQAAVAGGDQRPPGELVRSLTHRQTTLIGLGCALGTGLFLGSGSAIGIAGPAVILSYIAGAVLVAIIARVLGAMTIAHPVRGTFGTIAHLYLGPWAGFVVRRLFWAGTTVAIGGEVVAAAIYIRYWWPQAPMLLLIAAVAAVVLGVNLFSVGSFGFAEFWLSSVKMTAVVVFIAAGLLLVFVGLPHTPATGLGNLTSGGGFFPNGLTAVWTALSVVMFAFVGFETVSLSAAETADPARSIRTAMRALIWRLGLFYILSIGLIVTLVPWRDVAGGDGGVDGSPFVHVFTQVGIPAAASLTNAIVLITAVSSANAQLYAASRFLDSLGHDRCAPAAVARLSRRGVPVRALLVSAVGIVAAALLAAFKVNGVFDLLVSVAIFSVLLVWLLILASYLAFRRSAQPAAPRDLRVPGGAWTAWAGIAGVLAVASTAAVVPVMAQAAWVGSGFTLALLQVYALKVRHVMCRDAPVAPNKEAGEPDPQEAPHVR
- a CDS encoding 2-hydroxymuconic semialdehyde dehydrogenase; the encoded protein is MSAEPLPVIRNFVGGTFAEPDEERCLTKTAPATGTPLAQVHEADRTLVDRAVRSARGALADGWAHTPVRERTALLRRAADLIEQRFEEFVAAEVGDTGKPVTQARELDVARAIANFRTFADIVAAAGQDSYLTDLPDGRQALNYAVRKPLGVVAVIVPWNLPLLLLTWKVAPALACGNAVVVKPSEETPSTAALLAEVLADAGLPAGAYNVVHGFGAGSAGEFLVTHPGVDGITFTGSSATGTAVMRAAAPGVRPVSFELGGKNAAIVFDDVDVDEALDGLCRSVFTNTGQVCLCTERVYVHRAVFTDIVDGLAERAGRLRLGDPFSAHTTTGPLISQEHRRKVLRYFDLAEQAGAKVVTGGGTPHLGPALDGGAWIEPTLWTGLTNADRPVREEIFGPVAALIPFDTEEEAIALANDTDYGLAAAVWTNDLRRGHRVAQRMDVGMAWVNTWFLRDLRSPFGGAGLSGIGREGGASSLHFYTEPTNVCVQL
- a CDS encoding alpha/beta hydrolase — encoded protein: MTAPLYGDFDQHQLDAQYSPSSMVDDIRPFLDDYADRSRLARQELAAVARRDLRFGPGDDDRLDVYGPSGPGPESRPALFFVHGGYWQQLSKEDTAFPAPAMVQAGAVYVTPDYTLAPRARLSDIVDQVRRAFVWLWRRAADHRIDPERIVVSGSSAGAHLAAMLLATPWRQWGLPADPIAGAVLFGGIYDLTPVRQTYVNDVVGIDGSEVQDCSPLLLTPSVRCPVVIAWGERETDEFKRQSRAFAEHLRRQGCPVTAFEQSGRNHFDSPVELAVPSARVHAETLRLMRLAAARR
- a CDS encoding indoleamine 2,3-dioxygenase encodes the protein MIPETTRIRAPRPRVAALGEYAIDAVHGFVPAEDPVDALPTYYEPWERLGRNIAALIMTGRMRPAVESLAVLAPDRLHSSGEQERAMLLLCSLANAYVWATDTPADTLPAPLAQPLHTLAETLDRAPIISHASIVLQNWRRIDAGEPLSMSNIDTQVTFLGGVDEKWFYLATVGVELAGAPGLRLLVRAQHAAADEDQAGLTEALLGIRDVVDKVTDAFLDVERWCDHYVFYHRIRPFLTGWSAPGLRFEGVDREPLVLAGGSAAQSSLIQAFDAGLDIPHPHGMTAGFLTGMRAYMPAPHRRFLEDLEAGPSVRECVERNRGTHPRLGDAYNAAVDALVRLRAQHIGITGRYIKRFQSDQETAKGTGGSDFVAFLKKSREETTDRLLP
- the kynU gene encoding kynureninase translates to MLARPTASEAEAHQLDEALPGHRELFHIPPADGGRYTETAYLAGNSLGLQPKATLAELTQDLSDWSRFGVEGHHDAVRPWFGYHRLLTEPAARLVGALPEETVVMNSLTVNLHLLMVSFYRPQGERTQIVIEDSAFPSDSYAVRSHVRFRGLDPDQAVIRLRPRPGEDCLRTEDVVDFLDRQGHTVALMLLGGVNYLTGELMDIPAITAAGHAAGATVGWDLAHAAGNVPLHLHDWDVDFAAWCSYKYLNSGPGALSGVFIHQRHVTDRGLQRLEGWWSTDAATRFRMEPVSQPPATADAWAISNPPILAMGPVRTSLELFDTVGMAALRARSEKLTGYLEGLLDAITHTRPLTLITPRDTQRRGAQLSLRVGRTSAADLARRLRHEHGVVADAREPDIIRLAPVPLYSTFHDCWRAADALAHSGPEER
- a CDS encoding ArsR/SmtB family transcription factor; protein product: MTIVFRIPATGAERVGFAYSPTMEAVLSLHVLVEPKHHPVQHGWVRAMRMLSPALKREIEAFSYAVRSYFPEFLFPQPTGGLTDFADELAALRTADPELVRLEFAIPLLSPWPGGGQGRDPRVLDEPDVRRLLRERLARESDDAIAAMLLDDPRALLERFLSMLERYWREAFEEEWARLEPELAAGVSEAGHQIEQRGLYGMLRGLWPEVRSDPQTERFWLERPHDHEVAIGPDDTLVLAPSSYVWPHVRVNCDGPWPLGLVFPVSSIAREARPRIPPTRLVGTLRALADDTRLRALRLIAERPRSTQELAPLVGVSEAALSKHLRVLADAGLLERRREGYYVLYRLVPGQVAGLTPGLESFLRGDDTATS